The genomic region tcagtaaagaatcctcctgcaatgcaggagacctgggttcgatccctggattgggaagatccgctggagaaggaaatggcaacacacttcaatattcttgcctgggaaatcccatggacaaaggagcctggcaggctacagtccgtggggtccatATTTACAattatgcaagacagaaaaagagacacagatgtatagaacaattATAATGTCTCTTcagattgatcccttgattattatgtagtaTCCATCAttgtctcttataacagtctttgttttatttattttaaaaactatttgtttatttatttggctgcgtcagaTCCTAGCTGCAGCACTTTGGATTTTCGTTTCATCATGCAGTATCTTTTGCTGTgatgcatggactctctagttgcagcatacgtgctcagtagttgcagtgtgtgggtttagttgctctgtagcatgtggggtcctagttccccaaccagggtttgaactcacatcccttggattgcagatggattcttaaacactggaacACCAGCAAAGTCCGGGCATATGTAtagtttttatttacttgtgatatattatttctatttttgcctCTGTTTTAAGAAAGTGATGAAGTATAAAACTTAATGTCTATGGAATATGGCTGTTGACTCTGAAGAGTATCCGTATTTGTAAAGTGGATTAATTTAGCCAATTTATATGCCATCTTCTACTTAAAATGTCAATTTTGGTTTAAATGGAATCATCAAAacttttatggaaaaatattatttgccttttttatgttgttttcattttagccaAGATATTTGCTGAAGTTTGAATAAATTTACCTCTCCAAACCTACCCATTGGGAAAGAGATGATGCTACTTCAGTGATGCCTCATGAAGCCAGGTTAAGAAATCTCATGTAAGAAAGAGTTATTTTAGCAGCTGatactgaaataaaatagaaaatgtaattttaatcaATTGAGAGTTTTAGCAATTACCTTACTATTAGTTTGTgatctacttttattttctggTCCTCTTTATGTTGATATTATGGAAATAGTCATAAAGGAAGGTAAAGAACAACTTCAGGTGCAGCATCAGAAAACTTTCATGGTGAAACTCCAGTTATGTTGCAGTCAATATACTGCCTATTCAGTGGCTTAACAGATCATGATCTTTGTGAATTAAATGGATGCCCCTTGGATCCTGATGGCTCTTTCATTCTTAATGGATCAGAGAAGTATAGTagctttatgtaaaaaaaaaaaaaattacacaattaGCATTAGATTTATATTATGAaagttgaaattaaaatgtaagcCTTTATACAGAATAATCTGAAAGTGGCATTTGAATTATTTAGGAGGGTGACAGCTGAATTTACATACCAAAGTTTTACTCAGCTGCATATACTATGCACTAGAAATTTGGTTAGTTGTAGGTTTCTATGGAGCAGTTTTGCAAAGTGGAGTTTATAAAATTCAAGAGTTGATGTTTCAGTGAGCCTATGTGATGACATTAAATTAAGATGCAGCTTTCACTGTTCTTTCTACTTCAAGGACCTTGTGGGTTTTTATGGATATAACTTTTATTGTCCATGTAGGTTGTGACTGCTCAAGAGAAAATGGCAGCACAGTCTATGTGTTTGCCAAAAAGGATTCTAAATATATGTACACAGGATAGTGTGGATCATGTCTGGAGATGTGAAGTATCTCTGCAGAGATACTGATTCCGTAGGGCCTGATTCCCTGGGGCCACATTACCACACCTGTTTGTCCGTTAAGCTGTTCGAGGAGTCTTACTGGATTGTCTGGTTTCCCTTAGAGGCCCACCTACCCATGAATGCTCCCACCGAGGCCCTACACTCATCTTGATCCTCCTTAACTCCTTGCCTTTTTTCTGTAAGGCATAGTCTTTTTACTTCCTTGTGGCCTGTGACACTAGTTTATAACTCTTGAGAGAATATTATAAGTGcaagaggacttcccaggtggcacagtagaaTCTGCCTGACTATGCAGGAGACGGGATtggatctttgggtcaggaagatcccctggagtagaaaatggcaacccactgcagtattcttgccttggaaattccatggacagaggagcctggtgggctgcatgggGTTCCAATTAGTCCtgagacacgaccgagcaacacacataaatgcaaaaaaaaaatcttctcttgtTTTTATCTTGAATGTTTTGAAACACTGAAATTTTTGGAAaggatagacttttttttttttttggtagactaTCCTTCAATTtggatttttctaaaatttcctcATGATTATATTCAATTTATGCCATTTCTTGGCAGGACAAATCTAGAGGTCATATTGTGTGCTTCCCAGGACATCATATCAGGAGTCACATGATGTCATTATGTCCCATCATTGGTAATGTTAACTTCACAGTGGCAGCTGTTAGGTtcctccactgtaaagttactatttttgtGGAAAGTTTTATTGAGTCTAGATAAATATGCATTTCCTTATCAGTCTTTTCCATTGATGATCTTTGTCTAAGGCATAATTGATATTCATCAATGGAAAAGATTGCTGAGAAAATGCATATTTATCTAGACTCAAAGCTGGGCTGAataaagcataagctggaatcaagattgctgggagaagtatcaataacctcagatattcagatgacaccacccttatggcagaaagtgaagaaggactaaagagcctcttaatgaaagtgaaagaggagagtgaaaaagttggcttaaagctcaacattcagaaaactaagatcatggcatccggtcccatgacttcatgcaactagatggggaaacgatggaaacagtgacggactttattttcttggactccaaaatcactgcagatggtgactgcagccatgaaattaaaagacacttgctccttggaagaaaagtatgaccaacctagacagcatattaaaaagcagagacattactttaaggaaaggtccatatagtcagagctgtggtttttccagtagtcatgtatggatgtgagagttggaccataaggaaagctgagcaccaaagaattgatgcttttgaactgtggtgctggagaagactcttgagagtcccttggactgcaaggagatccaaccagtccatcctaaaggagatcagtcctgggtgttcattggaaggactgatgttgaagctgaaactccaatactttggccacctgatgggaagaactgactcattggaaaagaccctgatgctgggaaagattgagggcaggaggacaaggggatgacagaggatgagatggttggatgcctcatgccgactcaatggacatgaatttgggtaaactccaggagttggtgatggacagggaggcctggcgtgttgcggtccatggggacacaactgagcaactgaactgaactgaataaaacttTGCACAACAGTAATAACTTTATTTTACAGTGGAAGAACCTAACAGCTGCCACTGTGAAGAAACTTCTCACTGTGGCTGAGTGTGTATAGatgcaaaaaaattttattgttaatCTTTAATTATAGCTTATTATAGGGTTACTAAGTATACAGTGCTTTTGATTTTACATTTTAGTGCAATCAAGATTTTTGTTAATGGCTGCTGAATTGGAATACATAAATATCTTGAACAGCATATGAATACTCTGTGGAAATTGTGGTGTCAGATGGACATCATTGTGTCCCAAGTAAGAGTCTTTAATTAACTAAGATCTATGGGATTTCCAAACAAGGCATAAGACTAGTGAAAGTTATCTTTGTATTTGTATCTTTCTTGAACTGCTTTCCTTTGAATTGTAAATTTTAGTCAAAAGTTTAAGTGATACTTTGAgctaaatttaattataaaatattgctggCTTTATTGCTTGAGATATATGcatctaaaatttttcttttgagaatctTTTTGTAAAGCTgacaacaatatttttttttttttttttgaagttttgaaaacttttattttacatacaaAGAGCTAGTATTATTTCCGCCTAGGGGTGATGTGCTGGATGAGCCATCTAAGGAAGTTCAGTTAGTCCAACTTAATGAAGCCGATGTCCTTCGCATACTGGCGGAAACACTGGCGGCACATATTGAGGCCGTATTTCCGGATCAGACCGTGCCGGTTTGAGCAGACCCGGCAAGAGCGAGAACCCTGGCCGAATTTTCTCGGATGGCTCCAGTAGAGCTGCTGGTGACCCATGTTGCTTTCTCGGTTGCAACGAGGTAAAaagaacaatattttttaaaaaatgaatgaggaacttccctggtgatccagtggttaagaatcttcagagggcacaggttcgaaccctggtcaaggaaataagatcctgcatgcagcacaGTTTAgccaaaaacttttttaaaaaagagagagaaacagagaaaaatggaTGAGCATTCTATGATTTCCCCTTTGTCTTATTCTAGAGATTCATTCATGAAATGTGATACACCTCTAGATTTTCTCATGTTTAGATAGCTGTTAAAGTACCCTGGGATtagggtgaatttttttttaatcattaaaatagaGTATGAGTTCAGTTCCTCCCCAAAATAGGGCTTTTGCTTTTAGTGTACTGTATTGAGGGATAGGGCTCAGACTTTTGATTCTCTCAAATACGCATCTTGGAGTCTGTTTTGGTGAAAATGGGTTTAGAGAGAAACTGTAACACACTTTAGCCAGAGCTGGTCTTCTGTCTATGTAGCAAAGCAGAGAATTGagatttggctgctccaggtcttgctCCAGTGGATGATAGACCCTGAGTTTTGACCTGAGTGTTTTCATAGCTTGAAGTTCAGGAGCAGCATGCTTCACTTGCAGGGATAAGAGAAAACCAGATAACCAACACTGGCTGTGTTTCTATGACTGAGAACTTACTGTTAATGCGTGTATTTCTGAAGAGAACTGCCTTCAGCTTTTCTGTGTTCTCTAGGGTAAAATTAAGTTCTTCATGTTGTTTTAGGCCTCTTTACCTTCCCATGGGCAAATTCCCTCAACCTGGAATGCTTGTGCAACCTATTTCCCATGCCTCCTCAAAAATGGGTAATAGGAAGAGGGGTGCTTATTACTTTTTTCAGGTAAATCTCACTTATTATGTAAAACTTTAGTATTGACTCTTCTTCAGTGTACTTTACCTGACCCCCCAATTTGATTTAGATCAGAGATTGGCTAACATTTTCTGTGAAGGgtcagatattaaatattttagtctttGTTTACCTTACAGTGTCTGTTGTGTATTCAACCCTGCCATTGTAGtgaaaagcagccatagacagtaCATAAACCaattaaactttatttacaaaagtaggTGGCAGATGAAGGCAGATTTGGCCTGCAGGCTATTCTCTGAGCCCCTGATTTAGACCTATCTCTGTGACTGTATATGGcatattttccttaaataaattCTGACAGAATGTGTACACCAGATGGTAATTATTGGTATATTTGCCTACTTCACTCACTATACTATTCACTTCTCAGAGGCAGGGAATGTGTCTTAATAGGACTTTGTATTTTCAGCTCTGAGCATGGTGCCTGACACGTAGTGTCCGACAGTGAGTGTTTGTTGAACCTATAAATGGACCCTGTGTCCTTGGACTGGGCTCTTTAATCTCCTGTTGAAGAGCGTTAGGAGCCTCTAAGTAGgaatattgtgtttatttttcatgtctagtacttttctcttccttcataTTTTCTGATAACCAGAGGTCCTCATTTTGCTGGTTTCTAATAGACTTTCCTGTCAATAGTCCTTTCTAGATCTACTGAAACTCATATATTTCCTTTGGAGCACATGATACTGTTTAGTCTTCGAGGAGAACACAGCTCGCTTTATTTCTTCCTGTTAAAGACAACAGTTATATTCTATTAGCTCTATTGTAATATAATATTCTATGTTCTATTCTGAGTTCTCTAAGGATTCAAAGCAGGCGTTTGAGAATGCCACTCATACTGTTTTGGCTCCCAGTGTTTCATCTTAGGTTGTTTTCTATGGACTGGAAGTGGGCTCAGAATGTagcacattttctgtttcttgactttggactctctgggagaaCTTGATGTTTTTGACCAAGCTTTTATGATTTACTATTGTTTTAAAACTTACTAAtccatgtaactccatggctgattcatgtcaatgtatgacaaaacccactgcaatgttgtgaagtaattagcctccaactaataaaaataaatggaaaaaaaaaaaaaaacttactaatCCAAGTCTTTTCCTAATAAAcctgatctttttttaaataaaagtatccagatgtgattttacttttttaaagtactgttgtgatcgcttctcagccttttggctaagatcaagtgtaaagtACTATTGTGGAAAAAtgctgtttttccattttccaacTAACCAGCTGTTCGTTTCTTAGTTGACTTCCAAAATTATATATTAGATATAAATAATTCACTGGAAATTcttctttgtttactttttgacttatatctttatatatgcatgcattcatgctgagtcgcttcagtcgtgtccaactctttgtgaccctatggacttttagctctccaggctcctctatccatggaactcttctggcaagaatactggagtggattgccatgctctcctccaggggatcttcccgatccagggatcaaacggttatctcttaagtctcctgcattggcagtcaggttctttaccactagtgccgcctgggaagcccatctttataTACAGATACTTCAAAATCTGAAATGCTCTTAATAATTATTATGTCCTCTATTGCATATTTTCATGGAGTATATTTTCTAGTGCTTCtcagtagaaataaaatgtaagttacataagcaattaaaatttttctagttAGCCATATTAAACTaaaaaagagatagaggaaaataattttaataatatttttatttgacatgataatccaaaatattttaatttcaacatataatcaatgtaaaaattattaatgagattttatatattttgtgtgtatgtgatatGTCTTTGAAGTTCAGTGTGTAGTTTATGCCAACAACATAATTCATTTCAGAATTGCCATATCTCAGGTGCCCAGTGACGACCTGTGGCTAGTGACTGCTCTGTTAGACAGCTTGACTACAGCCCGTTTGTCTGCTGGGCGATTGTGAGAAGTCAGGCTTATGATTGGGAAAGCCTGATCAAGGCAGAGTGATACAGGGCTGGATACTGAAAgattacagagtgaagtatgtatAATTATCaaagaagcaaaataagaaattgtcatatacagttgacccttaagCGACATAGGTTTAAATTACAtggtttcacttatatgtggatttttttttttttaatttttttttgccacaccacgtGGCATACGAgatctgaccagggattgaacctgtgccccctgcagtgggcagcgtggagtcttaatcactggactgccagggaagtcccgtatgTGGATTATTTTCAATAAACACATTAGAAAATTATTTGGAGATTTGGGACAATTTGAAAAACATCACAGACTAGCCATGTAAcctagaaatattgaaaaaaataagaaagatatgtcatgaatgtataaaatatatttagatacTAGTTTATTTGATCATTTTCTACCATAAGATATATAGTAATCTATTACAAGAAGTTAAAATTTGCCAAAATGGGTGCAATGACTTATAGATAGTACATGATCCAGTATACATGATCCATTTACATGCAAACATGTAAAGCTGCAATTTTGAATCATAACTGCATAAAATTAAATGTCGTGTACTATTATAATTGATCTCTTAATATTGTGGTAAGCTCAAGTGTGTTTTattgtttgttgctgtttagttcctaagtcatgatcaactcttttgcaacccatggactgcaccccaggaggctcctctgtccatgggattcttcaggcaagagtactggagtgggttgctatttcttcctctgggGATATCCACTTAAAATGCCATGAGACACTAATCATTTCCAGGTGAGCACTTCATCTTTCCAGTAAACTGCATATCACAGTAAAAAGTGATCTCTTGCAgttcttgtatatttttctttgtgtttagtgcAATACTGCAGACCTTGAATAACACCATGAGACCAATATGAAGTGCCACTAGTGATTCTAGAAATGCTTCCATGAAGCAGAGAAAAGTCATGACATTTCAAGGAAGAGCTGAATTGCTTGATGTGTACTGTAGATTGAGGTCTGCAGCTGCAGTTGCCAGCCATTTCAAGATAAATGAATCCAGCATAAAAAccattgtaaaaagaaaaaaatgaaaggaaatgtgtGAAAACATCATTACACCTATGCCAGCATGCATGAAAATTTACCTTTTGTGAAATAACTTTTTATCTTATATCAAAAATGCAGTTTTTATGTGGGTGTAGAATTACTATAAGAAAAGCATACCTACTAATATGATTTGAGAAAAAGCAGTCATTATTATATgatgacttaaatgggaagggaaGGATCTTAATGCCAGCAAGGGTTGATTTGATCATTTTAGAAAGGGGTTTGACTTAAAACATGTCAAGATAACAGGAGCAGCAGCTTCTGCTGACCAAGAAGCAGCAGATCAGTTCCCAGGCACCATTAAGAAAATCATTGAGGAGGAACAATAACAGGCTAAACAGGTTTTTAATGTAGACAAAAAGAGCCCTATTCTcggtggaggggggcgggggggaagtgCCACAAAGGTCATTTACTAGTAAGGAAGGAAAGCGAGTACTAGTTTTAATTcaggaagggataggctaactcTCCTGTTATGCACAAATGCAGTGGGGTTTAGGATAAGGACTGCCCTCATCTATaagatccatgggtcgggaagatcctctggagaaggaaatggcaacccactccagtagtcttgcctggaaaatcccatggacggagaagcgtggtaggctacagtccatggggtttcaaagagtcggacatgactgagtgacttcactttatctATAAAGCTGCTGACCCACCAGCCttgaagggaaaagataaaacaCCAGCTGCCAGTGTTTTCATTGTACTGCAACAAGGAAGCCTGGATAATGAGAACCCTTTTCTTAGATTGGTTCCACTGATGCTTTGTCCTTGAAGTCAGTAATTATATTGCAAGTAAAGAACTGCCTTtcaaaggtttctttttattgGACAGTACCCCTGGCCACCCAGAACCCCAAGGATTCAACACTGAAGGTGTTGAAGTGGTCTTGCTGCCTCCAAATACAACATCTCTAATTCATTCTCTAGATCAGGGAGTCATAGGGACCATTATGTCTCATTACACGTAGTGCTCTATGTAAAGGATTACCAGTGCTATGGGAGAGAACTCCATGGAAAGGTCCTGGAAGTCTGGAAGGACTACACGATTGAAGATGCCATCATCacaggaaaagctgtgaagacCGTCAAGCCCAAAGCAATAAATTCTTGCTGGAGAAAACTGTGCCCATATATTGTGTATGACTTCACAGGATATACACAGAACCAATCAAGGAAATCATGAAGGACATTTTAGATAATGGCAAAAAAGGTGGGGGTGAAGGGTTTCAAGATAGGGAGCTTAGAGAAATTCAAGAGCTAATAGACACGATACAAGAGGAATTAGCAAGAGATGACTCCGACAGAGTGCTTCCGAACCAGTGCCACACGATGAggaaaaagacatggaagaaggaagaagcagTGCCAGGAAACAGACTGACATTAGACTATCTAGGGCGAGAGTTCTGATCATTAAAAACTGCTTTTGACTTCTTTTACAGCATGGACCTTTCTATGTTCCTGGTGCTGGAACTGAAGCACACAGTGGAGGACGGATTCTTACTTTATGGAAAcattcatagaaaaataaaaaagcaaaaaagtcagAAATTAGGGTGTATTTCCATCAAGTTACACCCAGTGTGCCTGCCTCTCTTGCCTCCCCTCCCATGCCTGGGACAGCAAAGCCAATCcctcctcctccgcctcctcAGCCGAGTCAATATGAATCAAAGACACCTAGGATGAAGACCTTTGTGAGGATCCACTTCCACTT from Cervus canadensis isolate Bull #8, Minnesota chromosome 26, ASM1932006v1, whole genome shotgun sequence harbors:
- the LOC122428190 gene encoding 40S ribosomal protein S29, which translates into the protein MGHQQLYWSHPRKFGQGSRSCRVCSNRHGLIRKYGLNMCRQCFRQYAKDIGFIKLD